A section of the Streptomyces sp. CG1 genome encodes:
- a CDS encoding universal stress protein, which produces MASRGTTGDAPVGDVVVGVSDSLAGLAALRRGILEARRAGRTLVAVRAWEPPEGDALYRRWPEPSWARLWAGEARRRLDRAFELAAGGPPADLRIVRRVVRGPAGRVLCAIAASPDDLLVIGMARPRGLAARLHRRPVHRYIPARAECGVLVVAGPRLLPREARILRRGDLVERRARASGLMP; this is translated from the coding sequence ATGGCATCACGTGGAACGACAGGTGACGCGCCGGTCGGAGATGTGGTCGTGGGGGTGAGCGACTCACTCGCCGGGTTGGCCGCGTTGCGCCGCGGCATCCTCGAGGCCCGCAGAGCCGGCCGCACGCTGGTGGCCGTCCGGGCCTGGGAGCCGCCGGAGGGGGACGCGCTCTACCGGCGCTGGCCCGAGCCTTCGTGGGCCCGGCTATGGGCGGGCGAGGCGCGGCGGCGGCTGGACCGGGCCTTCGAGCTGGCGGCCGGCGGGCCTCCGGCCGACCTGCGGATCGTGCGGCGGGTCGTCCGAGGTCCCGCGGGGCGGGTGCTGTGTGCCATCGCGGCTTCCCCCGACGACCTGCTGGTCATCGGCATGGCCAGACCCCGCGGCCTGGCGGCCCGGCTGCACCGCAGGCCGGTGCACCGGTACATCCCGGCCCGGGCCGAATGCGGTGTCCTGGTCGTGGCCGGACCTCGGCTGCTTCCACGCGAGGCACGGATCCTGCGACGCGGCGACCTCGTGGAACGGCGGGCCCGGGCGTCGGGCTTGATGCCCTGA
- a CDS encoding LysR family transcriptional regulator, which produces MNRPELPLPQLHAFVVLAEELHFGHAAARLGIAQPPLSQQIRRLEEKVGYALFEREPGRVTLTPAGRALLPAARQAMAGLTDGLAAARAAGSGRSGRLRIGFAASLALTVLPGLLREFRKQFPDVHLDIHEMTTAPQLDALRARTIDIGLLREPPAGESELGFRTVLSEPFVAVLPTAHPLAAQRAVSLAQLAGEPFVLLPRAVGPQLYDRITGLCEEAGFTPRISQDAVEWQTVCALVETGLGVSVAPASIRRIRLKGVAFRRIHPGCARTRVAVAWRRNDRNPLVARLLATIGQDPPAEP; this is translated from the coding sequence ATGAACCGCCCTGAACTCCCCCTGCCGCAGCTGCACGCCTTCGTCGTGCTCGCGGAAGAACTGCACTTCGGTCACGCCGCCGCCCGTCTGGGCATCGCTCAGCCCCCGCTGAGTCAGCAGATCCGCAGGCTGGAGGAGAAGGTCGGGTACGCGCTTTTCGAGCGCGAACCGGGGCGGGTGACGCTCACCCCGGCCGGCCGTGCCCTGCTGCCGGCCGCTCGGCAGGCGATGGCCGGACTCACCGATGGACTGGCCGCGGCGCGGGCCGCCGGCAGCGGCCGGTCGGGGCGGTTGCGGATCGGCTTCGCCGCCTCTCTGGCCCTGACCGTCCTGCCGGGTCTGCTGCGCGAGTTCCGGAAGCAGTTCCCCGACGTACATCTCGACATCCACGAGATGACGACGGCACCGCAGCTCGACGCCCTGCGCGCCAGGACGATCGACATCGGCCTGCTGCGGGAACCGCCGGCCGGCGAGTCCGAGCTGGGCTTCAGGACCGTACTCAGCGAGCCGTTCGTGGCAGTGCTGCCGACCGCCCATCCGCTGGCGGCCCAACGAGCGGTATCTCTTGCGCAGTTGGCCGGTGAGCCGTTCGTCCTGCTGCCGCGGGCTGTCGGTCCGCAGCTGTACGACCGGATCACCGGTCTGTGTGAGGAGGCCGGGTTCACGCCCCGGATCTCGCAGGACGCGGTGGAGTGGCAGACCGTGTGTGCTCTGGTGGAGACCGGGCTGGGGGTGTCCGTGGCACCGGCGAGCATCCGCCGCATCCGGCTCAAGGGGGTCGCCTTCCGCCGGATCCACCCGGGCTGCGCTCGTACCCGGGTCGCCGTCGCATGGCGCCGTAACGACCGCAATCCCCTGGTCGCCCGGTTGCTGGCGACGATCGGTCAGGACCCGCCGGCCGAGCCCTGA
- a CDS encoding acyl-CoA dehydrogenase family protein → MSILEILSEDEQFIVRTVHDFVDKEVKPVVRELEHADIYPEALIEKMKRLGIFGLAVPGEYGGSPVSTPCYVLITEELARGWMSLAGAMGGHTVVAKLLLRFGTEEQKRGFLPRMATGEIRATMALTEPGGGSDLQAIRTVAGKDADGYLVNGAKTWITNSRRSQLIALLCKTDPEASPAHRGISILLVEHGPGLTVSRDLPKLGYKGVESCELSFDDYRAPADAVLGGVEGKGFAQMMKGLETGRLQVAARALGVGRAALEDALAYAQERESFGKPIWQHQSIGNYLADMATSLTAARQLTLYAARQAEAGHRVDMEAGMAKLFASETAMQIALNAVRIHGGYGYSTEFDVERYFRDAPLMIVGEGTNEIQRNVIVSQLVKRGGLDV, encoded by the coding sequence ATGAGCATTCTCGAGATCCTGTCCGAGGACGAGCAATTCATCGTCCGCACGGTGCACGACTTCGTGGACAAGGAGGTCAAGCCGGTCGTCCGGGAGCTGGAGCACGCCGACATCTATCCCGAGGCCCTGATCGAGAAGATGAAGCGGCTCGGCATCTTCGGCCTCGCCGTCCCTGGAGAGTACGGCGGCAGCCCCGTCTCCACACCTTGCTATGTGCTGATCACCGAGGAGCTGGCCCGCGGCTGGATGAGCCTGGCCGGCGCGATGGGCGGCCACACGGTCGTCGCCAAACTCCTGCTGCGCTTCGGCACCGAGGAGCAGAAGCGAGGCTTTCTGCCGAGGATGGCCACCGGCGAGATCCGCGCGACCATGGCCCTGACCGAGCCGGGCGGCGGCTCGGACCTGCAGGCGATACGCACGGTGGCCGGTAAGGACGCCGACGGATACCTGGTGAACGGCGCCAAGACCTGGATCACCAACTCCCGGCGCTCCCAGCTGATCGCCCTGCTCTGCAAGACCGACCCGGAGGCGAGCCCGGCGCACCGGGGCATCTCCATCCTCCTGGTCGAGCACGGACCGGGGCTGACCGTCTCCCGCGACCTGCCCAAGCTCGGCTACAAGGGCGTCGAGAGCTGTGAGCTGTCGTTCGACGACTACCGGGCTCCGGCGGACGCGGTCCTCGGCGGGGTCGAGGGCAAGGGGTTCGCGCAGATGATGAAGGGCCTGGAGACCGGGCGGCTGCAGGTCGCCGCCCGGGCGCTGGGGGTGGGCCGGGCGGCGCTGGAGGACGCGCTCGCCTACGCCCAGGAGCGCGAGTCGTTCGGCAAGCCGATCTGGCAGCACCAGTCCATCGGCAACTACCTGGCCGACATGGCGACGTCCCTGACAGCGGCCCGCCAGCTCACGCTGTACGCGGCCCGGCAGGCGGAGGCCGGTCACCGGGTGGACATGGAGGCTGGGATGGCGAAGCTGTTCGCCTCCGAGACCGCGATGCAGATCGCTCTCAACGCGGTCCGCATTCACGGTGGTTACGGTTACTCGACCGAGTTCGACGTGGAACGCTACTTCCGTGACGCCCCGCTGATGATCGTCGGCGAGGGCACGAACGAGATCCAGCGGAACGTCATCGTGAGCCAGCTGGTCAAGCGAGGGGGACTCGACGTGTGA
- a CDS encoding HAD-IA family hydrolase: MNEARHTGRSLSRQERPTEHIDAVLFDIGGTIYDDARYVHALHQAVVELAGGVEESEFWGLYEAERKGGSLLLHTAFARRFVPGRDAALLHRHIVQHWEYPLEALYTDVRPTLHALVHQYRLGIVSLSPPQVREALRRDGLAEIFDAILLGGEPFEKPDPRAFLAALKQMGVPPARAAYVGNRLDTDIRPTARLGMRTVWMLRGEAPPAPTRSQLEEPDAVITSLTGLQTALARLTNSPVPAVTRVRGMSTAAVDITGQYRSRQRLSIVNAASVRIGSTLDVTRTAQELADLATEHFADFVSVDLFESVFHGMEPEFDPATRPVVLRRAAQRSVLDGCPESVVTPGNTDRYPDDSPMGRALATGEPAWHWVEEPDIQRWLAHDASRSHTVRAYGIHSLIVVPLRARGTTLGLAVFLRHRTPEAFDVNDLLLAEEITTRASLAIDNARRYTRERNTAVALQRSMLPRQPPRQTAVEVASRYVPADSKAGIGGDWFDVIPLSGARVALVVGDVVGHGIQASATMGRLRTAVLTLAEIDMPPDELLTQLDDLVLRLDREAGPSSREVAEPEDEVAGATCLYAVYDPISRHCTLARAGHPAPAIVYPDGTVDFPDLPIGPPLGLGGLPFESAELVLPEGSLIALFTNGLIETSDRDVDIGLMRLRDALANAPSRLKDTCDLVLQALLSGTPSDDAALLLARPQTLDASHVATWNLPSDPAVVARGRQLAADQLARWGLDETAFITELVVSELVTNAIRYGQPPVQLRLIKDISLICEVSDASSTSPHMRRARADDEGGRGLLLIAQLTQRWGTRHTTSGKTIWTEQSLPTGH, translated from the coding sequence GTGAACGAGGCCAGGCACACAGGTCGTTCCCTCTCCAGGCAGGAGCGGCCGACCGAGCACATCGACGCGGTTCTTTTCGACATCGGTGGGACGATCTACGACGACGCACGCTACGTTCACGCACTGCATCAGGCGGTCGTCGAACTGGCCGGAGGCGTCGAGGAATCCGAATTCTGGGGACTGTACGAAGCCGAGCGCAAAGGCGGCAGCCTATTGCTGCACACCGCGTTCGCCCGACGATTCGTCCCCGGCAGGGATGCGGCGCTGCTGCACCGGCATATCGTTCAGCACTGGGAGTACCCGCTCGAGGCCCTGTACACGGATGTCAGGCCGACCCTGCACGCGCTGGTGCACCAGTACCGGCTGGGCATCGTCTCCCTGTCCCCGCCACAGGTGCGGGAAGCACTGCGCCGTGACGGCCTGGCGGAGATCTTCGACGCGATTCTGCTCGGGGGCGAGCCCTTCGAGAAGCCGGATCCCCGCGCTTTCCTTGCGGCACTGAAGCAGATGGGAGTGCCTCCTGCCCGCGCCGCCTATGTCGGCAACCGGCTGGACACCGACATCCGGCCCACAGCACGGCTCGGCATGCGCACCGTGTGGATGCTGCGCGGCGAGGCCCCGCCGGCGCCGACGCGTAGCCAGCTCGAGGAACCCGACGCGGTGATCACCTCACTGACCGGACTGCAGACGGCTCTGGCCCGGCTCACGAACAGTCCCGTCCCGGCGGTGACGCGCGTGCGGGGCATGTCGACGGCCGCCGTCGACATCACCGGGCAGTACCGCAGCAGACAACGGCTGTCCATCGTGAACGCGGCCAGCGTCCGCATCGGCAGCACACTCGACGTGACACGGACTGCTCAGGAGCTTGCGGACCTGGCCACCGAGCACTTCGCGGACTTCGTCAGCGTCGACCTGTTCGAGTCCGTCTTCCACGGCATGGAGCCGGAGTTCGACCCGGCCACCCGTCCGGTCGTCCTCCGCCGTGCCGCACAGCGGTCCGTCCTGGACGGCTGCCCGGAATCTGTAGTCACACCGGGCAATACAGACCGCTACCCCGACGACTCCCCCATGGGCCGCGCCCTGGCCACGGGAGAGCCGGCATGGCACTGGGTCGAGGAACCGGACATCCAGCGGTGGCTGGCGCACGACGCCTCGCGCTCCCACACCGTCCGCGCATACGGGATCCACTCCCTCATCGTGGTACCGCTGCGCGCCCGCGGCACCACCCTGGGACTCGCCGTGTTCCTCCGGCACCGTACGCCCGAGGCATTTGACGTGAACGATCTTCTCCTCGCCGAGGAGATCACCACCAGAGCGTCTTTGGCCATCGACAACGCCCGCCGCTACACCCGCGAGCGCAACACAGCTGTCGCGCTGCAACGCAGCATGCTCCCCCGGCAGCCTCCCCGGCAGACCGCTGTGGAGGTGGCCTCCCGCTACGTACCGGCCGACTCCAAGGCAGGCATCGGCGGCGACTGGTTCGACGTCATCCCCCTGTCCGGTGCCCGGGTCGCTCTCGTCGTGGGCGACGTCGTCGGCCACGGCATCCAGGCCTCGGCCACCATGGGACGCCTGCGCACAGCCGTCCTCACACTCGCCGAGATCGACATGCCACCCGATGAACTGCTCACGCAGCTCGACGACCTCGTCCTGCGCCTCGATCGCGAGGCGGGCCCGTCCTCCCGAGAGGTCGCGGAGCCCGAGGACGAAGTCGCGGGTGCCACATGCCTGTACGCCGTCTACGACCCGATCTCCCGCCACTGCACCCTTGCCCGTGCCGGACACCCGGCCCCCGCCATCGTGTACCCGGACGGCACGGTCGACTTCCCCGACCTGCCCATCGGCCCGCCACTCGGCCTGGGCGGCCTGCCCTTCGAATCGGCCGAACTCGTACTGCCCGAAGGCAGCCTTATCGCTCTGTTCACCAACGGCCTCATCGAGACCTCCGACCGGGACGTGGACATCGGGCTGATGCGACTGCGTGACGCTCTGGCAAACGCACCATCACGCCTGAAAGACACCTGCGACCTGGTGTTGCAGGCACTGCTGTCCGGCACCCCCTCCGATGACGCCGCGCTGCTCCTTGCCCGCCCCCAGACCCTCGACGCTTCTCATGTCGCCACCTGGAACCTGCCTTCGGATCCCGCCGTCGTGGCCCGTGGACGCCAACTGGCGGCCGACCAACTCGCCCGCTGGGGGCTGGACGAGACGGCCTTCATCACTGAACTCGTGGTGAGCGAACTCGTCACCAACGCCATCCGCTACGGCCAACCGCCCGTTCAGCTACGCCTGATCAAGGACATCAGTCTCATCTGCGAGGTCTCCGACGCCAGCAGCACCTCACCCCACATGCGGCGGGCTCGTGCCGACGACGAGGGCGGACGTGGACTGCTCCTGATCGCCCAACTGACGCAACGCTGGGGCACCCGTCACACCACGTCCGGCAAGACGATCTGGACCGAACAGTCCCTTCCCACAGGCCATTGA
- a CDS encoding RidA family protein — protein MTERRAILSGSTFEEQIGYARAVVDGDWVHVSGTTGFDYATMTISDDVVEQAEQCLRNIEAALTEAKCTFADVVRVRYLLPDRADFEPCWPVLRRCLGEVRPAATMLQCGLADPRMKIEIEVYARRRARPAVA, from the coding sequence ATGACAGAGCGACGTGCGATCCTCAGTGGTTCGACCTTTGAGGAGCAGATCGGTTACGCCCGTGCTGTGGTCGACGGCGACTGGGTGCATGTGTCCGGGACCACCGGGTTCGACTACGCCACCATGACGATCTCCGACGACGTGGTGGAGCAGGCCGAGCAGTGCCTGCGCAACATCGAGGCCGCGCTCACCGAGGCGAAGTGCACCTTCGCCGACGTGGTCCGGGTGCGCTATCTGCTCCCGGACCGCGCGGACTTCGAGCCCTGCTGGCCGGTGCTGCGCCGCTGCCTCGGCGAGGTCCGGCCGGCCGCCACCATGCTCCAGTGCGGCCTGGCCGACCCTCGTATGAAGATCGAGATCGAGGTGTACGCCCGCCGCAGAGCGCGTCCCGCCGTGGCATAG